A window from Enterocloster bolteae encodes these proteins:
- a CDS encoding MurR/RpiR family transcriptional regulator, whose protein sequence is MDNPNTSYQLRVQSILPSINKKNEMKIYEFIEINRKEIIHMSVADAAEACGVSEAAIVRYAQKLGYKGYQAMKISIAQDVIEPGQQIYGQLSKGDTIPTIVDKIFDSNIQSLRDTSDVLSRENIDEAVNLILGCRRLLFFGVGGSGCVAMDGQHKFLKIGYMAMAFTDSNLQAMAASVLTSRDVLVAVSHSGASKDILMAMDIAKQSGAKTIAITNYGKSPIVEKADVVLYTSSNETAFNSDALSSRIAELTIIDMLYIGVSYKRYDESYANILKTRKALDSTKI, encoded by the coding sequence ATGGACAATCCAAATACGAGTTATCAGCTGAGAGTGCAATCAATATTGCCTTCCATCAACAAAAAGAATGAAATGAAGATTTATGAATTCATAGAGATAAACAGGAAGGAAATCATACATATGTCTGTGGCGGATGCGGCGGAGGCTTGCGGGGTCAGTGAGGCAGCCATAGTCAGATATGCACAGAAATTAGGGTACAAGGGATACCAGGCCATGAAAATCAGCATTGCCCAGGACGTAATTGAGCCGGGACAGCAGATTTACGGCCAATTGTCAAAGGGAGATACCATTCCTACGATTGTGGATAAGATATTTGATTCAAATATCCAGTCATTAAGGGATACAAGCGACGTGCTCAGCAGGGAGAATATAGATGAGGCGGTTAATCTGATATTGGGATGCAGGCGCCTTTTGTTTTTTGGAGTGGGCGGTTCCGGCTGTGTTGCCATGGACGGGCAGCATAAGTTTTTAAAGATTGGTTATATGGCCATGGCATTTACGGACAGTAATCTGCAGGCCATGGCTGCGTCTGTACTTACATCCCGGGACGTCTTGGTGGCTGTTTCCCATTCCGGGGCATCCAAGGACATTCTCATGGCCATGGACATTGCAAAACAATCCGGGGCAAAGACAATCGCTATTACCAATTATGGGAAGTCGCCCATTGTGGAAAAGGCGGATGTTGTTCTGTATACATCTTCCAATGAGACTGCCTTTAACAGCGATGCATTGTCATCCAGAATAGCGGAGCTGACAATCATTGATATGCTGTATATAGGAGTATCTTATAAGAGATACGATGAATCATATGCCAATATACTTAAGACGAGGAAGGCATTGGATTCCACTAAAATATAA
- a CDS encoding FGGY-family carbohydrate kinase — MFCGIDLGTSSVKASVFDEHGRQLAFSRREIDLVLPQTGLAELDPENYLVKVYETLRDVSAQCHGNIASIAVSSQAQAVVPIDRMGNPLYNIIVTMDNRTLRQYRFWKEHHDEWEIYKRTGNGFASIYTVNKIMWFIENRPDIYEKAWKFCCVQDYVVFKLTGEGPFIDYSMAGRTMMLSSERPEWDSGVLDIAGISKEKLSEPVSSTATIGRVREDIRAGFGLSRTCQVVLGGHDQACGAVGSGVITPGMVMDACGTVDAMVSVLPGFIIDRAMLDNKLPCYRHVDGTNYITMAINTNGGLFLKWYKNTFCHEESQLCGEQNCDIYTYIIKECANTPADIYVLPHLEGAGTPVNDPLSLGAVIGLRVTHTKKDITRAVLDSLGYEMKLNLSAIEQSTGQSIEEIRMIGGGAKSPKWLQIKADIFNRSITVLETQEAASLGAAITGAVGTGYFEDFGQAIQHMVHPKETYIPNPAMVKEYETRFEEYKRIYPGLKDISHRISSRTSIY, encoded by the coding sequence ATGTTTTGTGGAATTGATTTGGGGACTTCCAGTGTAAAGGCCTCTGTTTTTGACGAACATGGGAGACAGCTGGCCTTTTCCAGAAGAGAGATTGATCTGGTACTTCCACAGACAGGGTTGGCGGAGTTGGATCCAGAGAATTATCTGGTAAAGGTATACGAGACATTACGGGATGTGTCGGCACAATGCCATGGGAATATTGCATCAATCGCGGTTTCATCCCAGGCACAGGCAGTGGTACCCATAGACCGTATGGGGAACCCTCTGTATAACATCATCGTTACAATGGATAACAGAACGCTGCGGCAATACAGATTCTGGAAGGAACACCATGATGAGTGGGAGATATACAAGCGCACCGGCAATGGATTTGCTTCCATTTATACGGTAAACAAGATCATGTGGTTTATTGAAAACAGGCCGGATATCTATGAAAAGGCATGGAAATTCTGCTGCGTCCAGGATTATGTGGTATTTAAGCTGACAGGAGAAGGCCCGTTTATAGACTATTCCATGGCCGGAAGGACCATGATGCTGTCCTCAGAGCGTCCGGAGTGGGACAGCGGTGTATTAGATATTGCGGGCATATCAAAGGAAAAATTGTCGGAACCAGTCAGCTCCACTGCCACTATAGGAAGGGTGAGGGAGGACATAAGAGCCGGATTTGGCCTGAGCCGGACCTGCCAGGTGGTCCTGGGAGGACACGATCAGGCCTGCGGCGCAGTTGGAAGCGGCGTGATTACGCCGGGCATGGTGATGGATGCCTGCGGCACCGTGGACGCAATGGTTTCGGTTCTGCCTGGCTTTATCATAGACAGGGCCATGCTGGATAACAAACTGCCCTGCTACAGGCATGTGGACGGAACCAATTATATTACCATGGCAATCAATACAAACGGGGGATTATTTTTGAAATGGTACAAGAATACCTTCTGTCATGAGGAATCACAGTTATGCGGTGAACAGAACTGTGATATTTATACATATATTATTAAAGAGTGCGCCAACACTCCGGCAGACATATATGTATTACCTCATTTGGAAGGCGCGGGTACACCGGTAAATGATCCGCTATCTCTTGGAGCCGTAATCGGCTTAAGAGTCACTCATACAAAAAAAGATATAACCCGTGCTGTTTTAGATTCCCTGGGCTATGAGATGAAATTAAACCTCTCAGCCATTGAACAGAGCACAGGACAGTCAATCGAAGAGATACGCATGATTGGCGGCGGTGCCAAGTCGCCTAAATGGTTACAGATAAAGGCAGATATATTCAACCGCAGCATCACTGTGTTAGAAACCCAGGAGGCAGCATCCCTGGGAGCAGCCATAACAGGCGCTGTAGGGACCGGTTATTTTGAAGATTTCGGACAAGCCATCCAACATATGGTCCATCCGAAAGAAACATATATCCCCAATCCTGCAATGGTAAAGGAGTATGAAACAAGATTTGAGGAATATAAAAGAATATATCCGGGATTAAAGGATATCAGTCACAGGATATCCAGCCGTACATCTATATACTAA
- a CDS encoding GntP family permease, with amino-acid sequence MSGITLAVNLAISIAIILFLVLKFKINPVISMILASLYMGISCSLGFMDTITSINSGFGSLMTGIGFPIGFGIMMGQILEDSGAAESLAKSILKAFPGKKAPWALGLTAFLLSIPVFFDVTFVILIPLGIAVAKETKRPLAYFAGAIAIGGVSSQTFVPPTPNPLAAATILDFDLSYIIIAGTIVGLAAAVFSMFVWFRMLDRPGFWDPNKDETGLLDMDAAVVHRVDLPSPWAAVIPICLPVLAILIGSFWPVVTGSDAPVVIQFISQKTIAILLGLLAAYIILLKRMGWSGLNESVSKSLKQAGVVLLITGAGGAFGAVIQATNIGEVLIAGLTEGQSSTMLILCLTFGIGVLFRVAQGSGTVASITAMTIMASVAPSAGCHPVYIALAALAGGNFIGHVNDSGFWVVTNLSGASVTGGLKTYTWNTITLAGMAFILSLVGATVLPMV; translated from the coding sequence ATGAGTGGGATTACATTAGCTGTGAATTTGGCCATATCAATTGCGATCATATTATTTTTAGTCCTGAAGTTTAAAATCAACCCTGTTATATCTATGATACTGGCCAGTCTGTATATGGGGATATCCTGCAGCCTGGGCTTCATGGACACCATTACATCAATCAACAGCGGATTTGGATCTCTGATGACGGGAATCGGCTTTCCCATAGGATTTGGAATCATGATGGGCCAGATACTGGAGGATTCCGGTGCTGCGGAATCCCTGGCAAAATCCATATTAAAGGCATTCCCCGGTAAGAAGGCGCCCTGGGCTTTGGGGCTTACGGCGTTTCTGTTATCCATCCCCGTCTTTTTTGATGTAACGTTTGTTATTCTGATTCCCCTGGGCATTGCGGTGGCGAAGGAAACGAAACGGCCTTTGGCATATTTTGCAGGGGCAATTGCCATAGGAGGAGTCAGCTCCCAGACATTTGTGCCGCCCACCCCAAATCCCCTGGCGGCTGCCACCATACTTGATTTTGATTTGTCTTATATTATTATTGCAGGAACCATTGTGGGCCTGGCCGCAGCTGTATTCTCCATGTTTGTCTGGTTCAGGATGCTGGACCGCCCGGGATTCTGGGATCCCAATAAGGATGAAACCGGTCTTTTGGATATGGACGCGGCTGTTGTGCACCGGGTGGATCTGCCGTCTCCATGGGCGGCAGTCATACCTATCTGCCTTCCGGTACTGGCGATTCTCATCGGATCCTTCTGGCCAGTGGTAACCGGAAGCGACGCACCGGTGGTTATACAGTTTATTTCCCAGAAAACCATAGCAATCCTTCTGGGCCTGTTGGCTGCCTATATCATATTGCTGAAAAGAATGGGATGGAGCGGACTCAATGAATCAGTGAGTAAGTCCCTGAAGCAGGCAGGCGTGGTGCTGCTGATAACAGGAGCAGGCGGGGCTTTTGGGGCCGTGATACAGGCAACAAATATCGGTGAGGTTCTCATCGCAGGACTGACGGAAGGACAGTCCTCCACAATGCTTATATTATGCCTGACATTTGGAATCGGAGTCTTGTTCAGAGTGGCGCAGGGGTCAGGAACCGTTGCTTCCATAACCGCGATGACCATCATGGCTTCCGTGGCTCCGTCCGCAGGCTGTCATCCGGTATATATTGCCCTGGCGGCCCTGGCCGGAGGCAACTTCATAGGTCATGTCAATGATTCCGGATTCTGGGTGGTGACAAACCTATCAGGGGCCAGTGTCACAGGCGGCTTAAAAACATATACATGGAATACCATAACCCTTGCAGGCATGGCATTTATACTTTCATTGGTGGGAGCAACCGTACTGCCGATGGTATGA
- a CDS encoding class I fructose-bisphosphate aldolase, with protein sequence MAMLGKEVRMSRLVNPESKKMMAITVDHAISRGIAPMKGLQPIQETIEKIVMGRPDAMTMTKGIAEHCMWPFAGKVALLMKVSNYSPVSPTRDTIFGSVDEAVRMGADAVSMGAMTLGDFQGEQFAAIGRFSEECMAKGMPLIGHVYPKGESVPADKQTSWENIAYCVRSACELGMDIVKTTYTGDPDSMARVVSCVPSSFRIVIQGGDKCRTLDDYLTMTREAMDCGVGGVTMGRFVWEYEDVTALVIALRYMIHKGYTVKQAKELLAQLEHDKNYEDF encoded by the coding sequence ATGGCAATGTTAGGAAAAGAGGTAAGGATGAGCCGGCTGGTCAATCCTGAAAGCAAAAAGATGATGGCAATTACTGTTGACCATGCAATTTCGAGAGGCATAGCGCCTATGAAGGGCTTACAGCCCATTCAGGAAACCATTGAAAAAATCGTTATGGGAAGGCCGGATGCCATGACCATGACAAAGGGAATCGCGGAACACTGCATGTGGCCCTTTGCCGGAAAGGTGGCCCTTTTGATGAAGGTATCAAACTATTCCCCGGTATCGCCTACCAGGGACACTATATTCGGGTCAGTGGATGAGGCGGTGCGGATGGGAGCGGATGCGGTTTCCATGGGAGCCATGACCCTGGGGGATTTCCAGGGAGAACAGTTTGCTGCCATCGGTAGATTTTCCGAGGAGTGTATGGCAAAGGGAATGCCGCTTATCGGTCATGTGTATCCCAAGGGAGAATCGGTTCCGGCGGACAAGCAGACCTCCTGGGAGAATATAGCATACTGTGTGAGAAGTGCCTGCGAGCTGGGCATGGATATTGTGAAAACAACGTATACAGGTGACCCGGATTCCATGGCCAGGGTGGTGTCGTGTGTTCCGTCCTCTTTCCGGATTGTGATTCAGGGAGGCGACAAATGCAGGACATTGGATGATTACCTGACCATGACAAGGGAAGCCATGGACTGCGGGGTAGGAGGCGTGACAATGGGAAGATTTGTCTGGGAATATGAAGACGTGACAGCCCTGGTTATTGCCCTGCGGTATATGATTCATAAGGGGTATACGGTAAAGCAGGCAAAGGAATTGCTGGCCCAGCTGGAGCATGATAAGAACTATGAGGATTTTTAA
- a CDS encoding D-2-hydroxyacid dehydrogenase, whose translation MKIVVLDGYTENPGDLSWEGLEALGTLTVYDRTPGDKVIERIADAQAVYTNKTPITGETIEKCANMKFIGVLATGYNVIDIKAARSANVVVSNIPSYGTDAVAQYAVALLLELCHHIGEHSDCVKAGGWSRSRDWCFWKHPLVELAGKTFGVIGFGRIGQRTAKIAEALGMKIVAYDERPVKELEGENFRYVSLDELLSMSDVISLHCPLFPSTEGIINKDTIAKMKDGVKIINTSRGPLIVEQDLRQALDSGKVSGAAVDVVSEEPIREDNPLLGAKNSIITPHIAWAPRESRQRLMDIAVSNLKAFMEGNPVNVVS comes from the coding sequence ATGAAGATTGTGGTATTGGATGGTTATACAGAGAATCCGGGAGATTTAAGCTGGGAGGGTCTTGAGGCGCTGGGAACATTGACTGTGTATGACAGGACTCCCGGCGACAAGGTGATAGAGAGGATCGCAGATGCACAGGCCGTATATACCAATAAGACGCCCATCACCGGTGAAACCATTGAGAAGTGCGCCAACATGAAGTTTATCGGAGTGCTGGCAACCGGTTATAATGTGATTGATATTAAGGCGGCCCGTTCTGCAAACGTAGTGGTTTCCAATATACCTTCCTACGGAACGGATGCAGTTGCCCAGTATGCTGTGGCGCTTTTGCTGGAGCTTTGCCATCATATCGGAGAACATTCGGATTGCGTGAAGGCCGGCGGGTGGAGCCGCAGCAGGGACTGGTGCTTTTGGAAGCATCCCCTGGTGGAGCTTGCAGGCAAGACATTTGGGGTCATCGGCTTTGGACGTATCGGTCAGAGGACCGCAAAAATAGCAGAGGCATTAGGAATGAAGATAGTAGCTTATGATGAACGGCCTGTGAAAGAGCTGGAAGGGGAAAATTTCAGATACGTTTCCCTGGATGAGCTTTTATCCATGTCGGATGTCATAAGCCTCCACTGTCCGCTGTTTCCGTCAACAGAAGGCATTATCAATAAAGATACCATTGCCAAAATGAAGGATGGAGTGAAAATCATCAATACCTCCAGAGGTCCCTTGATTGTGGAGCAGGATTTGCGGCAGGCCCTGGACAGCGGAAAGGTTAGCGGGGCAGCTGTGGATGTGGTGTCAGAGGAACCCATCAGAGAGGATAATCCTCTGCTGGGAGCCAAAAACAGTATTATCACTCCCCATATTGCATGGGCTCCCAGGGAGTCCAGACAGCGGCTTATGGATATTGCTGTCTCCAATTTAAAGGCATTTATGGAAGGAAATCCAGTCAATGTGGTGAGTTGA